A window of the Planococcus citri chromosome 4, ihPlaCitr1.1, whole genome shotgun sequence genome harbors these coding sequences:
- the LOC135844566 gene encoding uncharacterized protein LOC135844566 isoform X2 codes for MVPLILLLTAVIFQVTTNWIVLSDEVPRNAYNDEYYDVARLAKRYLGALAKNKQLPTSLSVQERSLPPMVSPYAQKAYSYPGPDEPEIVESKRYLGSLARSGDLNFSKPQQKKNTGELESEEPADEYIQNKGYTDELPNFMIMKLELIDSLKPVILEYIEQQKKEYDPKKVNLFLENLANAVFDRNEEFSLENIKTLVKSDYFQPEENEDMASAAAAAAVAAAKKELQKRNIQSLVRDFNVSFGGSHRRASRNFRDSQIDFIKRNLESVIKNKMYKRYVGAMAKNDAFPHQQPGKRYYNGFGSDLEEYLKTLQAKRHTMYDINEPDLTVEYPSQAAEQNDYTDYAEQMGQDAAIPIGKRYIGPHHAGWAIPEMRKPSIGRHRKL; via the exons GTGACCACCAACTGGATAGTATTAAGCGACGAAGTCCCCAGAAACGCGTACAACGATGAATACTACGACGTAGCCCGGCTAGCCAAGCGCTATTTAGGCGCCTTGGCTAAAAACAAACAACTGCCAACCAGTCTTAGCGTACAAGAGCGAAGTCTACCACCGATGGTATCCCCATACGCGCAAAAAGCGTACTCTTACCCGGGTCCGGACGAACCAGAGATCGTGGAAAGTAAAAGGTACTTAGGATCGCTGGCCAGAAGCGGCGATCTGAATTTCAGCAAACCCCAACAGAAGAAAAACACCGGCGAGCTGGAAAGCGAAGAGCCAGCCGACGAGTACATACAAAACAAAGGTTACACGGACGAGTTACCCAATTTCATGATCATGAAGTTGGAATTAATAGACAGTTTGAAGCCGGTCATACTCGAGTACATCGAACAACAGAAAAAAGAATACGATCCGAAAAAGGTGAActtatttttagagaatttagCCAACGCGGTGTTCGACCGAAACGAAGAGTTCTCGTTGGAGAACATCAAAACTCTGGTGAAATCCGACTACTTCCAGCCGGAAGAAAACGAAGACATGGCTTCGGCTGCGGCCGCGGCCGCCGTCGCAGCGGCTAAAAAAGAACTGCAAAAACGAAATATTCAATCTTTGGTGCGAGACTTCAACGTATCATTCGGCGGATCGCATCGAAGAGCGTCGCGAAATTTCCGCGATTCGCAAATCGATTTCATTAAACGAAATTTAGAATCTGTGATCAAGAATAAAATGTACAAACGGTACGTGGGCGCGATGGCCAAAAACGACGCTTTCCCGCACCAGCAGCCTGGCAAACGATATTATAACGGATTCGGTTCCGATTTGGAAGAATACCTGAAAACGTTGCAGGCCAAAAGACATACGATGTACGATATCAACGAACCCGATTTAACCGTCGAATATCCTTCGCAAGCTGCCGAACAGAACGACTATACCGATTATGCCGAACAAATGGGTCAAGATGCAGCCATACCGATCGGAAAAcgttatatag GCCCACACCACGCTGGATGGGCGATTCCGGAAATGAGAAAACCGTCGATTGGACGACACCGGAAATTATAG
- the LOC135844566 gene encoding uncharacterized protein LOC135844566 isoform X1, with product MVPLILLLTAVIFQVTTNWIVLSDEVPRNAYNDEYYDVARLAKRYLGALAKNKQLPTSLSVQERSLPPMVSPYAQKAYSYPGPDEPEIVESKRYLGSLARSGDLNFSKPQQKKNTGELESEEPADEYIQNKGYTDELPNFMIMKLELIDSLKPVILEYIEQQKKEYDPKKVNLFLENLANAVFDRNEEFSLENIKTLVKSDYFQPEENEDMASAAAAAAVAAAKKELQKRNIQSLVRDFNVSFGGSHRRASRNFRDSQIDFIKRNLESVIKNKMYKRYVGAMAKNDAFPHQQPGKRYYNGFGSDLEEYLKTLQAKRHTMYDINEPDLTVEYPSQAAEQNDYTDYAEQMGQDAAIPIGKRYIGALARSGWLPRGFAERSNRMSSSFETKRHIGALAKLGWLSSVHDSPNYSNYYYRGGRGRDFKPPSFKGPRAYFLKADNDLGRCQCKRSSDTRPTPRWMGDSGNEKTVDWTTPEIIDSTKPSTTTSSSAKNYFLVPIFDHLIFRTLYPNLQG from the exons GTGACCACCAACTGGATAGTATTAAGCGACGAAGTCCCCAGAAACGCGTACAACGATGAATACTACGACGTAGCCCGGCTAGCCAAGCGCTATTTAGGCGCCTTGGCTAAAAACAAACAACTGCCAACCAGTCTTAGCGTACAAGAGCGAAGTCTACCACCGATGGTATCCCCATACGCGCAAAAAGCGTACTCTTACCCGGGTCCGGACGAACCAGAGATCGTGGAAAGTAAAAGGTACTTAGGATCGCTGGCCAGAAGCGGCGATCTGAATTTCAGCAAACCCCAACAGAAGAAAAACACCGGCGAGCTGGAAAGCGAAGAGCCAGCCGACGAGTACATACAAAACAAAGGTTACACGGACGAGTTACCCAATTTCATGATCATGAAGTTGGAATTAATAGACAGTTTGAAGCCGGTCATACTCGAGTACATCGAACAACAGAAAAAAGAATACGATCCGAAAAAGGTGAActtatttttagagaatttagCCAACGCGGTGTTCGACCGAAACGAAGAGTTCTCGTTGGAGAACATCAAAACTCTGGTGAAATCCGACTACTTCCAGCCGGAAGAAAACGAAGACATGGCTTCGGCTGCGGCCGCGGCCGCCGTCGCAGCGGCTAAAAAAGAACTGCAAAAACGAAATATTCAATCTTTGGTGCGAGACTTCAACGTATCATTCGGCGGATCGCATCGAAGAGCGTCGCGAAATTTCCGCGATTCGCAAATCGATTTCATTAAACGAAATTTAGAATCTGTGATCAAGAATAAAATGTACAAACGGTACGTGGGCGCGATGGCCAAAAACGACGCTTTCCCGCACCAGCAGCCTGGCAAACGATATTATAACGGATTCGGTTCCGATTTGGAAGAATACCTGAAAACGTTGCAGGCCAAAAGACATACGATGTACGATATCAACGAACCCGATTTAACCGTCGAATATCCTTCGCAAGCTGCCGAACAGAACGACTATACCGATTATGCCGAACAAATGGGTCAAGATGCAGCCATACCGATCGGAAAAcgttatatag GCGCATTAGCGAGAAGTGGCTGGTTACCTCGCGGATTTGCTGAAAGATCGAACAGAATGTCATCGTCGTTTGAGACAAAAAGACACATCGGTGCTTTGGCAAAACTAGGATGGCTATCTTCGGTGCACGATTCACCAAACTACTCCAACTATTACTATAGAGGTGGGCGGGGACGAGATTTTAAGCCACCTTCGTTTAAAGGCCCTCGAgcctattttttaaaagccGACAACGATCTAGGACGATGTCAATGTAAAAGAAGTTCCGATACGAG GCCCACACCACGCTGGATGGGCGATTCCGGAAATGAGAAAACCGTCGATTGGACGACACCGGAAATTATAGACTCAACGAAGCCCTCAACGACAACGAGTTCATcggcaaaaaattatttcttagtTCCGATTTTTGATCACTTAATTTTTCGTACTCTGTATCCCAATTTACAAGGTTAA
- the Pex5 gene encoding peroxisomal targeting signal 1 receptor, with translation MSFRNLVEDQCGTANSLVQLSNHFVQDRALQDQGILHPFQHENFPNENEQTPQLVEGSQPFRMDSLLSEMRDLEMAALTKSVPSPEPYTSLNPVQLSENVSDWANQYIESGNKFADVDDKPFQSSIWSNDTRSASLEPIVKPVETNNFDFNANWAQEYFKESPPFAGIPDVITNVPAYLPAEMSELQYVAGQVADSMSDQRFTHSKFLKFMNQVSEGQVQIDRNEVIGRIADNDESAFSEWANVSGAEKATSNVPMTNENEQKFSEWAKPSNLAHESTAQNTKNEPVQRENVENEDLYSKELWSKLTERWEQLNLGNQDPWDSEFNKFVASLDTYNFAEENPMADKVNALEEGKKKAAEGDLSSAVLCFEAAVQQNPESVEGWLLLGRTQAENEQDEQAIAALKKCLKLDAENLEALKELAVCYTNENYQYQACYTLKEWLANNEKYKDIAAEHMEKSKDPAAVTSILSMKFFNEVLNLYLQAVQRFPSPEDADADVQNGLGVLLTLISDYEKATDCFETAVKIRPNDSRLWNRLGATLANGHKPEQALEAYRKALALSPGYIRARYNLGITCVHLKMYKQATEHLLIALNQQIAGRGIHGEKSRKMSESIWTTLRLALSLLDRRDLLPIVERRNLDELNSEFNIKPGDFNVTSE, from the exons ATGTCGTTCAGGAATTTGGTGGAAGATCAATGCGGAACAGCTAATTCGTTGGTTCAGTTATCAAATCATTTTGTACAAGATAGAGCATTACAAGACCAAGGAATATTACACCCATTTCAACATGAAAACTTTCCAAATGAAAATGAGCAA ACGCCTCAGCTTGTGGAAGGTTCGCAACCTTTTCGTATGGATTCATTATTATCAGAAATGAGAGATTTAGAAATGGCAGCGTTAACAAAAAGTGTTCCATCGCCGGAACCGTACACATCACTGAATCCTGTCCAGCTGAGCGAGAATGTTTCAGATTGGGCCAATCAATATATCGAATCTGGAAACAAATTTGCC GATGTCGATGATAAACCATTTCAGTCGAGTATATGGAGTAATGATACACGATCTGCGTCACTTGAACCGATCGTAAAACCAGTCGAAACAAATAATTTCGACTTCAATGCAAACTGGGCCCAAGAATATTTTAAAGAATCACCCCCGTTTGC CGGTATCCCGGATGTTATTACAAATGTCCCGGCTTACCTACCTGCTGAAATGTCTGAGCTTCAGTATGTCGCTGGTCAAGTTGCTGATTCGATGAGTGACCAACGATTTACTCATTCTAAA tTTTTAAAGTTCATGAATCAAGTTAGCGAAGGGCAAGTGCAAATCGATAGAAACGAAGTGATCGGTAGAATCGCCGATAACGATGAAAGCGCATTTAGCGAATGGGCTAATGTATCCGGCGCTGAAAAAGCTACGAGTAACGTACCGATGACCAACGAAAACGAACAAAAGTTCTCCGAATGGGCCAAACCATCTAATCTGGCGCATGAAAGTACAGCTCAGAATACTAAAA atgagcCAGTTCAACGAGAAAATGTTGAGAACGAGGATTTATATTCGAAAGAATTATGGTCAAAATTAACCGAACGATGGGAACAATTGAATCTGGGTAATCAAGATCCCTGGGATTCGGAATTCAATAAATTCGTTGCCTCGTTGGAT acttaTAACTTTGCCGAAGAGAATCCCATGGCAGATAAAGTGAACGCGTTGGAAGAAGGTAAAAAGAAAGCAGCCGAGGGAGATTTGTCGAGCGCAGTTCTTTGTTTCGAAGCTGCGGTACAACAAAACCCTGAAAGTGTCGAAGGATGGCTTTTACTTGGTAGAACTCAGGCTGAAAATGAACAA GACGAACAAGCCATCgctgctttgaaaaaatgtctaaaattagACGCAGAAAATTTGGAAGCTTTGAAAGAACTTGCTGTGTGTTATACGAATGAAAATTATCAGTACCAAGCTTGTTATACGTTAAAG GAATGGCTAGCTAACAACGAAAAATATAAAGATATTGCTGCTGAACACATGGAAAAGTCTAAAGATCCTGCTGCCGTTACATCTATTCTATCGAT gaaatttttcaacgaagttTTGAATTTATATCTACAAGCTGTACAGCGATTTCCGTCTCCTGAAGATGCAGACGCCGATGTGCAGAATGGATTAGGTGTGCTTTTGACGTTAATCAGTGATTACGAGAAAGCAACCGATTGTTTCGAAACTGCGGTGAAAATCAGACCAAAC GATTCGCGTTTATGGAATCGATTGGGAGCTACATTAGCTAATGGACATAAACCAGAACAGGCTCTGGAAGCGTACAGGAAAGCGTTAGCATTATCTCCTGGATACATCAGAGCGCGATACAACTTGGGCATTACTTGTGTACACTTGAAAATGTACAA GCAAGCTACGGAACACTTGTTGATCGCATTAAACCAACAAATCGCCGGTCGTGGAATACACGGTGAAAAATCGCGTAAAATGTCCGAATCAATCTGGACAACGTTGCGATTAGCGTTATCGTTGTTGGATCGTCGTGACTTACTACCCATTGTCGAAAGAAG GAACCTGGACGAATTAAACAGCGAATTCAATATAAAACCAGGAGATTTCAACGTCACCAGCGAATAG